One genomic region from Rosa rugosa chromosome 1, drRosRugo1.1, whole genome shotgun sequence encodes:
- the LOC133729213 gene encoding uncharacterized protein LOC133729213, with amino-acid sequence MHKLMKITEVLCQTLQRKSLDFVHAMKFVGHTKSLLQEMREEGWDDLVRNVESFCEKHDIDMPDMNARYKDGTGRGCQQRGFITVEHHYHIDVFNALVDFQLSELNRRFSDQTSELLILSSTLDPRDNFRNFKTEDACNLAKKFYLEDFVDSEMFALELECAYYEKDMRSDPKFQNLESISDLCRMLVQTRKSEFFPMLYRLICLVLTIPVSTATTERAFSAMNIIKNKLRNKMKDEFLGDCMVLHIEKEYAESIDNESVIKDFEACGTRRVRFS; translated from the coding sequence ATGCACAAATTGATGAAAATTACTGAAGTTCTTTGTCAGACATTGCAGCGAAAATCTCTTGACTTCGTACATGCTATGAAGTTTGTTGGACATACAAAATCACTTCTTCAAGAGATGAGAGAAGAAGGTTGGGATGACTTGGTAAGAAATGTAGAATCTTTTTGTGAAAAGCATGATATTGATATGCCTGATATGAATGCTCGTTATAAGGATGGTACAGGTCGTGGTTGCCAACAAAGAGGTTTCATTACAGTTGAGCATCATTACCATATAGATGTCTTCAATGCTTTAGTTGATTTTCAGTTGAGTGAGTTGAATAGAAGATTCTCAGACCAAACATCTGAACTTCTTATACTTAGTTCAACCTTGGATCCTCGTGATAACTTCAGGAATTTTAAAACTGAAGATGCATGCAATCTTGCAAAGAAGTTTTATCTTGAAGATTTTGTTGATAGTGAAATgtttgctctagaattagagtGTGCATATTATGAGAAAGATATGCGTAGTGATCCAAAGTTCCAGAATTTGGAATCCATTTCTGATTTGTGCAGAATGTTGGTTCAAACAAGGAAGTCAGAATTTTTCCCTATGCTTTATAGATTGATTTGTCTAGTTTTGACTATTCCTGTTTCTACGGCGACCACTGAAAGAGCATTTTCAGCTATGAACATCATTAAGAATAAACTTAGAAACAAGATGAAAGATGAGTTTCTTGGTGATTGTATGGTCCTTCACATTGAGAAGGAATATGCTGAATCTATTGACAATGAATCGGTGATCAAAGACTTTGAAGCTTGTGGAACTCGTAGAGTTAGATTTAGTTAG
- the LOC133729195 gene encoding uncharacterized protein LOC133729195: MGEDETVDDFHGRILKITGKCRSLGAPFDEDKVVKKILRALPDKFHSKVTSIEDSFDIDDYLLDELIGNLKTYELRLKPEKKTKGVAFKAVKGAEPLDLLENSDNNVKNGKGNLKENNTGKVKCYECGGYGHIFTDCGNRKHGNGNNKSLLSTWSDDETQEMENVAFVSSLSLESDSDGGSSDDETTVRCKQLYKASKDTLLKNANLEEEVEFLKAENDKLELMLKNSQTAWDQERTKFTEEPLNVQEVNNSLKWKTEQAELKVKIKVLELEEELKSTQEKFTKFEIISGAVSKLFGSGKAHHDTFRLGYSGESTKSTRFVKEMSPAKNDLVTEVIKETNTLGHIRPRSNERLAKRLPVEEKLSVEALHNELREQKVFINKLANLIANVHIQTTKNKPIWIRKESNNCLLDHNGLSDSRSTIDATCLMSCLNTNTTTTHIEATCLVALTALADKRRDFWYVDSGCSRHMTGDKTWFSSFQDECTTGSVTFGDGRKAKILARGTVNTPGVPNLKNVLYGERLIANLISVSHLANDYEDVWFNKQRCVVLDKKGESIMGGKRSLDNCYHIQANESLNVQACFSVRSAQETFETWHRRLGHVNYQDLLKLSTKQCVRGLPTLSGKTDKICGRCKTRKQTKSPHKTINFATTTQVLELLHMDLMGPAQTESIGGLSQRMIMEKQSTNMCLVRVRSDNGTEFKNAAFANYFHELGVSHEFSAPITPQQNGIVERKNRVLLDMARVMLHSVGLSTNFWAEAISTACYTINRVFLRPGTEQIAYELWKGKKPNVGHFRVFGSPCYILRDREQLGKFDARSDDGIFLGQEEVFADTSSSSSSGSQDTSAQEENVDSIFEPAPQMRMSLEKYEMASKLEAKLLHR, encoded by the exons ATGGGAGAGGATGAAACCGTGGATGATTTTCATGgtagaattttaaaaattactGGTAAGTGTCGTAGTTTGGGGGCTCCATTTGATGAAGATAAGGTGGTTAAGAAAATTCTTAGGGCCTTGCCTGACAAGTTTCATTCGAAAGTTACTAGCATTGAAGATTCTTTTGACATTGATGACTATCTGCTAGATGAACTTATCGGAAACCTAAAAACCTATGAGCTCAGACTGAAACCTGAAAAGAAAACTAAGGGTGTAGCTTTCAAGGCGGTGAAAGGAGCAGAACCACTAGATCTTCTTGAAAA CAGTGACAACAATGTTAAGAATGGAAAAGGAAATTTGAAGGAAAATAATACTGGCAAAGTCAAATGCTATGAATGTGGTGGCTATGGCCATATTTTCACTGATTGTGGTAACAGAAAACATGGAAATGGCAACAACAAATCTCTTCTTTCTACATGGAGTGATGATGAAACTCAAGAGATGGAAAATGTAGCTTTTGTATCATCTCTCTCACTTGAGTCAGATAGTGATGGAGGTTCCTCAGATGATGAGACCACTGTCCGCTGCAAACAACTCTATAAAGCGTCAAAAGATACACTCCTCAAGAATGCAAATTTGGAAGAAGAGGTTGAATTCTTAAAAGCTGAGAATGATAAACTGGAACTTATGCTAAAGAATTCTCAGACTGCATGGGATCAAGAAAGAACCAAGTTCACTGAAGAGCCACTCAACGTGCAAGAAGTCAACAATTCACTGAAGTGGAAGACAGAACAGGCTGAGCTTAAAGTCAAGATCAAAGTACTGGAACTTGAG GAAGAACTAAAGTCTACTCAAGAAAAGTTCACAAAATTTGAAATAATCTCGGGTGCAGTATCAAAATTATTTGGTTCAGGAAAAGCCCATCATGATACTTTCAGACTAGGCTACTCTGGAGAAAGTACCAAAAGTACACGATTTGTAAAAGAGATGAGTCCAGCGAAAAATGACCTGGTTACTGAGGTTATCAAGGAAACCAACACA TTGGGACACATTAGACCTAGAAGTAATGAGAGACTTGCAAAACGTTTGCCTGTTGAGGAAAAGTTGTCTGTAGAAGCCTTGCATAATGAACTTAGAGAACAGAAAGTGTTCATTAACAAATTAGCAAATCTGATCGCTAATGTGCACATACAGACAACAAAGAATAAGCCTATTTGGATTAGGAAAGAGTCAAATAATTGTCTTCTTGATCACAATGGTTTATCTGATTCACGTAGCACGATTGATGCCACTTGTCTCATGTCATGTCTAAACACAAATACCACTACTACACATATTGAAGCAACCTGCCTGGTAGCACTCACTGCCTTGGCTGACAAGCGAAGGGACTTCTGGTATGTTGACAGTGGATGCTCCAGACACATGACTGGAGATAAGACTTGGTTCTCCTCATTTCAAGATGAATGCACTACCGGCTCAGTTACTTTTGGTGATGGAAGGAAAGCTAAAATACTTGCACGAGGAACTGTTAATACTCCTGGAGTGCCTAACCTCAAAAATGTTCTGTATGGTGAACGTCTAATTGCTAATCTAATCAGTGTCAGTCACTTGGCTAATGATTATGAGGATGTTTGGTTCAACAAGCAAAGATGTGTGGTTCTCGATAAAAAGGGAGAAAGTATTATGGGAGGTAAGAGATCATTAGATAATTGTTATCACATTCAAGCTAATGAGTCTCTGAATGTGCAGGCTTGCTTCTCCGTAAGATCTGCACAGGAGACTTTTGAAACATGGCACAGAAGATTGGGACATGTGAACTATCAGGATCTGCTCAAGTTGTCCACCAAACAATGTGTCAGGGGTCTGCCAACTTTAAGTGGCAAGACTGACAAGATCTGTGGAAGATGCAAGACTAGGAAGCAAACTAAGTCTCCTCACAAGACAATAAACTTTGCAACTACCACACAAGTACTGGAACTGCTACACATGGATCTCATGGGACCAGCTCAAACTGAGAGCATTGGAG GATTAAGTCAGAGAATGATAATGGAAAAACAATCCACAAATATGTGCTTGGTAAGAGTAAGGTCTGATAATGGCACTGAATTCaaaaatgctgcttttgctaactATTTCCATGAGTTAGGTGTTTCTCATGAATTTTCAGCTCCCATTACTCCACAGCAAAATGGAATAGTTGAACGCAAAAATAGAGTGCTGCTGGACATGGCAAGAGTAATGTTACACTCTGTAGGTCTAAGCACAAATTTCTGGGCTGAGGCAATTAGTACTGCATGTTACACCATCAACAGAGTCTTTTTGAGACCTGGAACTgaacaaatagcatatgagcTGTGGAAGGGTAAGAAACCAAACGTAGGTCATTTTCGTGTGTTTGGAAGCCCATGCTATATCTTGAGAGATCGAGAGCAACTTGGCAAATTTGATGCAAGAAGTGATGATGGTATTTTCCTTGG ACAGGAGGAGGTCTTTGCAGATACATCATCATCTTCCAGCTCAGGTTCACAAGACACATCAGCTCAGGAAGAGAATGTCGATAGCATCTTCGAGCCAGCTCCTCAAATGAGAATGTCATTGGAAAAATATGAGATGGCCTCAAAACTAGAAGCCAAGCTGCTCCACAGGTAA